The Phacochoerus africanus isolate WHEZ1 chromosome 3, ROS_Pafr_v1, whole genome shotgun sequence genome window below encodes:
- the ADNP gene encoding activity-dependent neuroprotector homeobox protein isoform X2, protein MFQLPVNNLGSLRKARKTVKKILSDIGLEYCKEHIEDFKQFEPNDFYLKNTTWEDVGLWDPSLTKNQDYRTKPFCCSACPFSSKFFSAYKSHFRNVHSEDFENRILLNCPYCTFNADKKTLETHIKIFHAPNASAPSSSLSTFKDKSKNDGLKPKQADSVEQAVYYCKKCTYRDPLYEIVRKHIYREHFQHVAAPYIAKAGEKSLNGAVPLGSNAREESSIHCKRCLFMPKSYEALVQHVIEDHERIGYQVTAMIGHTNVVVPRSKPLMLIAPKPQEKKGLGLQSRIGSLASGNVRSLPSQQMVNRLSIPKPNLNSTGVNMMSNVHLQQNNYGVKSVGQGYGVGQSMRLGLGGNAPVSIPQQSQSVKQLLPSGNGRSYGLGSEQRTQAPARYSLQSANASSLSSGPLKAPALAQSQASRVLGQSSSKPTAAATGPPPPNTSSTQKWKICTICNELFPENVYSVHFEKEHKAEKVPAVANYIMKIHNFTSKCLYCNRYLPTDTLLNHMLIHGLSCPYCRSTFNDVEKMAAHMRMVHIDEEMGPKTDSTLSFDLTLQQGSHTNIHLLVTTYNLRDAPAESVAYHAQNNPPVPPKPQPKVQEKADIPVKSSPQAAVPYKKDVGKTLCPLCFSILKGPISDALAHHLRERHQVIQTVHPVEKKLTYKCIHCLGVYTSNMTASTITLHLVHCRGVGKTQNGQDKTNAPSRLNQSPGLAPVKRTYEQMEFPLVKKRKLDDDSDSPSFFEEKPEEPVVLALDPKGHEDDSYEARKSFLTKYFNKQPYPTRREIEKLAASLWLWKSDIASHFSNKRKKCVRDCEKYKPGVLLGFNMKELNKVKHEMDFDAEWLFENHDEKDSRVNASKTADKKLNLGKEDDSSSDSFENLEEESNESDSPFDPVFEVEPKIPNDNPEEHIPKVISEDALESEEKLDQKEEDGSKYETIHLTEEPTKLMHDASDSEVDQDDVVEWKDGASPSESGPGSQQVSDFEDNTCEMKTGTWSDESSQSEDARSSKPAAKKKATMQGDREQLKWKNSSYGKVEGFWSKDQSQWKNATENDERLSNPQIEWQNSTIDSEDGEQFDNMTDGVAEPMHGSLTGVKLSSQQA, encoded by the exons ATGTTCCAACTTCCTGTCAACAATCTTGGCAGTTTAAGAAAAGCCCGGaaaactgtgaaaaaaatacTTAGTGACATTGGGTTGGAATACTGTAAAGAACACATAGAA GACTTTAAACAGTTCGAACCTAAtgacttttatttgaaaaacactaCATGGGAGGATGTAGGACTGTGGGACCCTTCACTCACGAAAAACCAG gaCTATCGGACAAAACCTTTTTGCTGCAGCGCTTGcccattttcttcaaaatttttctctGCCTACAAAAGTCATTTCCGGAATGTCCATAGTGAAGACTTTGAAAATAGGATTCTCCTTAATTGCCCCTACTGTACCTTCAATGCAGACAAAAAGACTTTGGAaacacacattaaaatatttcatgctcCAAACGCCAGCGCACCAAGTAGCAGCCTCAGCACTTtcaaagataaaagcaaaaacgATGGCCTTAAACCTAAGCAGGCTGACAGTGTAGAGCAAGCTGTTTATTACTGTAAGAAGTGCACTTACCGAGATCCTCTTTATGAAATAGTTAGGAAGCACATTTACAGGGAACATTTTCAGCATGTGGCAGCACCTTACATAGCAAAGGCAGGTGAAAAATCACTCAATGGTGCAGTCCCCTTAGGCTCAAACGCCCGGGAAGAAAGTAGTATTCACTGCAAGCGATGCCTTTTCATGCCAAAGTCCTACGAAGCTTTGGTACAGCATGTCATTGAAGACCATGAACGCATAGGCTATCAGGTCACTGCCATGATTGGGCACACAAATGTGGTGGTCCCCCGATCCAAACCTTTGATGCTGATTGCTCCCAAACCTCAAGAGAAGAAGGGCCTGGGACTCCAATCAAGAATTGGTTCCCTCGCTTCTGGAAACGTCCGATCTTTGCCATCCCAGCAGATGGTGAATAGACTCTCAATACCAAAGCCTAACCTAAATTCCACAGGAGTCAACATGATGTCCAATGTTCATCTCCAGCAGAACAACTATGGAGTCAAATCAGTGGGCCAGGGCTATGGCGTTGGTCAGTCAATGAGACTGGGTCTGGGTGGCAATGCACCCGTTTCCATCCCTCAGCAATCTCAGTCAGTGAAGCAGTTACTTCCAAGTGGAAATGGAAGATCTTATGGGCTTGGGTCAGAGCAGAGGACCCAGGCACCAGCAAGATACTCACTGCAGTCTGCAAACGCCTCTTCTCTCTCATCAGGCCCGTTAAAGGCTCCTGCCCTCGCCCAGTCACAGGCATCCAGAGTATTAGGTCAGTCCAGTTCCAAACCTACCGCAGCTGCCACTGGCCCTCCCCCGCCCAATACGTCCTCAACTCAGAAGTGGAAGATATGTACAATCTGCAATGAGCTTTTTCCTGAGAATGTCTATAGTGTGCACTTCGAGAAAGAACATAAAGCTGAGAAAGTCCCGGCAGTAGCCAACTACATTATGAAAATACACAATTTCACTAGCAAATGCCTCTATTGCAATCGCTATTTGCCCACAGATACTCTGCTCAACCATATGTTAATTCATGGTCTGTCTTGTCCATATTGCCGTTCAACTTTCAATGACGTGGAAAAGATGGCGGCACACATGCGGATGGTTCACATTGACGAAGAGATGGGACCTAAAACAGATTCCACGCTGAGTTTTGATTTGACATTGCAGCAGGGTAGTCACACTAACATCCATCTCCTGGTAACCACATACAACCTGAGAGATGCCCCCGCTGAGTCTGTTGCTTACCATGCCCAAAACAACCCTCCAGTCCCTCCAAAGCCACAGCCAAAAGTTCAGGAAAAGGCAGATATCCCTGTTAAAAGTTCACCTCAAGCTGCAGTGCCCTATAAAAAAGATGTCGGGAAAACCCTTTGCCCTCTTTGCTTTTCAATCCTCAAAGGACCCATATCCGATGCACTTGCACATCACTTACGAGAAAGACACCAAGTGATTCAGACCGTTCACCCGGTGGAGAAGAAGCTCACCTACAAATGCATCCACTGCCTTGGTGTGTATACCAGCAACATGACCGCCTCGACTATCACTCTGCATCTAGTCCACTGCAGGGGTGTTggaaagacccagaatggccaagaCAAGACAAATGCACCCTCTCGGCTCAACCAGTCACCAGGCCTGGCACCTGTGAAGCGCACTTACGAGCAGATGGAATTTCCCTTGGTAAAAAAGCGAAAATTAGATGATGATAGCGATTCACCCAGCTTCTTTGAGGAGAAGCCTGAGGAACCTGTTGTTTTAGCTTTAGACCCCAAGGGTCATGAAGATGATTCCTATGAAGCCAGGAAAAGCTTCCtaacaaaatatttcaacaaaCAGCCCTATCCCACCAGGAGAGAAATTGAGAAGCTGGCAGCCAGTTTGTGGTTGTGGAAGAGTGACATTGCTTCCCATTTTAGTAACAAGAGAAAGAAGTGTGTCCGAGACTGTGAGAAGTATAAGCCTGGTGTGCTGCTGGGCTTCAACATGAAAGAATTAAACAAAGTTAAGCATGAGATGGATTTTGATGCTGAGTGGCTATTTGAAAATCATGATGAAAAGGATTCCAGAGTCAATGCTAGTAAAACTGCTGACAAAAAACTCAACCTTGGGAAGGAAGATGACAGTTCCTCAGACAGTTTTGAAAATTTAGAAGAAGAATCCAATGAAAGTGACAGTCCTTTTGACCCTGTTTTTGAAGTTGAGCCTAAAATTCCCAATGATAACCCAGAGGAACATATACCGAAGGTAATTTCCGAGGATGCTTTAGAATCTGAGGAAAAGCTAGACCAAAAAGAGGAGGATGGTTCAAAGTATGAAACTATTCATTTGACTGAGGAACCAACCAAACTGATGCATGATGCCTCTGACAGTGAGGTTGACCAAGACGATGTTGTTGAGTGGAAAGACGGTGCTTCTCCATCTGAGAGCGGCCCTGGTTCCCAGCAGGTGTCGGACTTTGAGGACAACACATGTGAGATGAAAACAGGAACCTGGTCTGATGAGTCTTCCCAGAGTGAAGATGCAAGGAGCAGTAAGCCAGCTGCCAAAAAAAAGGCTACCATGCAAGGTGACAGAGAGCAGTTGAAATGGAAGAATAGTTCCTATGGAAAAGTAGAAGGATTTTGGTCCAAGGACCAGTCACAGTGGAAGAATGCAACTGAAAATGATGAGCGCTTATCCAACCCACAGATTGAGTGGCAGAATAGCACAATTGACAGTGAGGATGGGGAGCAGTTTGACAACATGACTGATGGAGTAGCTGAGCCGATGCATGGGAGCTTAACCGGGGTTAAACTGAGCAGCCAACAGGCCTGA
- the ADNP gene encoding activity-dependent neuroprotector homeobox protein isoform X1, translating into MVKMALLIALRLERQIWRKKTMFQLPVNNLGSLRKARKTVKKILSDIGLEYCKEHIEDFKQFEPNDFYLKNTTWEDVGLWDPSLTKNQDYRTKPFCCSACPFSSKFFSAYKSHFRNVHSEDFENRILLNCPYCTFNADKKTLETHIKIFHAPNASAPSSSLSTFKDKSKNDGLKPKQADSVEQAVYYCKKCTYRDPLYEIVRKHIYREHFQHVAAPYIAKAGEKSLNGAVPLGSNAREESSIHCKRCLFMPKSYEALVQHVIEDHERIGYQVTAMIGHTNVVVPRSKPLMLIAPKPQEKKGLGLQSRIGSLASGNVRSLPSQQMVNRLSIPKPNLNSTGVNMMSNVHLQQNNYGVKSVGQGYGVGQSMRLGLGGNAPVSIPQQSQSVKQLLPSGNGRSYGLGSEQRTQAPARYSLQSANASSLSSGPLKAPALAQSQASRVLGQSSSKPTAAATGPPPPNTSSTQKWKICTICNELFPENVYSVHFEKEHKAEKVPAVANYIMKIHNFTSKCLYCNRYLPTDTLLNHMLIHGLSCPYCRSTFNDVEKMAAHMRMVHIDEEMGPKTDSTLSFDLTLQQGSHTNIHLLVTTYNLRDAPAESVAYHAQNNPPVPPKPQPKVQEKADIPVKSSPQAAVPYKKDVGKTLCPLCFSILKGPISDALAHHLRERHQVIQTVHPVEKKLTYKCIHCLGVYTSNMTASTITLHLVHCRGVGKTQNGQDKTNAPSRLNQSPGLAPVKRTYEQMEFPLVKKRKLDDDSDSPSFFEEKPEEPVVLALDPKGHEDDSYEARKSFLTKYFNKQPYPTRREIEKLAASLWLWKSDIASHFSNKRKKCVRDCEKYKPGVLLGFNMKELNKVKHEMDFDAEWLFENHDEKDSRVNASKTADKKLNLGKEDDSSSDSFENLEEESNESDSPFDPVFEVEPKIPNDNPEEHIPKVISEDALESEEKLDQKEEDGSKYETIHLTEEPTKLMHDASDSEVDQDDVVEWKDGASPSESGPGSQQVSDFEDNTCEMKTGTWSDESSQSEDARSSKPAAKKKATMQGDREQLKWKNSSYGKVEGFWSKDQSQWKNATENDERLSNPQIEWQNSTIDSEDGEQFDNMTDGVAEPMHGSLTGVKLSSQQA; encoded by the exons aaaCTATGTTCCAACTTCCTGTCAACAATCTTGGCAGTTTAAGAAAAGCCCGGaaaactgtgaaaaaaatacTTAGTGACATTGGGTTGGAATACTGTAAAGAACACATAGAA GACTTTAAACAGTTCGAACCTAAtgacttttatttgaaaaacactaCATGGGAGGATGTAGGACTGTGGGACCCTTCACTCACGAAAAACCAG gaCTATCGGACAAAACCTTTTTGCTGCAGCGCTTGcccattttcttcaaaatttttctctGCCTACAAAAGTCATTTCCGGAATGTCCATAGTGAAGACTTTGAAAATAGGATTCTCCTTAATTGCCCCTACTGTACCTTCAATGCAGACAAAAAGACTTTGGAaacacacattaaaatatttcatgctcCAAACGCCAGCGCACCAAGTAGCAGCCTCAGCACTTtcaaagataaaagcaaaaacgATGGCCTTAAACCTAAGCAGGCTGACAGTGTAGAGCAAGCTGTTTATTACTGTAAGAAGTGCACTTACCGAGATCCTCTTTATGAAATAGTTAGGAAGCACATTTACAGGGAACATTTTCAGCATGTGGCAGCACCTTACATAGCAAAGGCAGGTGAAAAATCACTCAATGGTGCAGTCCCCTTAGGCTCAAACGCCCGGGAAGAAAGTAGTATTCACTGCAAGCGATGCCTTTTCATGCCAAAGTCCTACGAAGCTTTGGTACAGCATGTCATTGAAGACCATGAACGCATAGGCTATCAGGTCACTGCCATGATTGGGCACACAAATGTGGTGGTCCCCCGATCCAAACCTTTGATGCTGATTGCTCCCAAACCTCAAGAGAAGAAGGGCCTGGGACTCCAATCAAGAATTGGTTCCCTCGCTTCTGGAAACGTCCGATCTTTGCCATCCCAGCAGATGGTGAATAGACTCTCAATACCAAAGCCTAACCTAAATTCCACAGGAGTCAACATGATGTCCAATGTTCATCTCCAGCAGAACAACTATGGAGTCAAATCAGTGGGCCAGGGCTATGGCGTTGGTCAGTCAATGAGACTGGGTCTGGGTGGCAATGCACCCGTTTCCATCCCTCAGCAATCTCAGTCAGTGAAGCAGTTACTTCCAAGTGGAAATGGAAGATCTTATGGGCTTGGGTCAGAGCAGAGGACCCAGGCACCAGCAAGATACTCACTGCAGTCTGCAAACGCCTCTTCTCTCTCATCAGGCCCGTTAAAGGCTCCTGCCCTCGCCCAGTCACAGGCATCCAGAGTATTAGGTCAGTCCAGTTCCAAACCTACCGCAGCTGCCACTGGCCCTCCCCCGCCCAATACGTCCTCAACTCAGAAGTGGAAGATATGTACAATCTGCAATGAGCTTTTTCCTGAGAATGTCTATAGTGTGCACTTCGAGAAAGAACATAAAGCTGAGAAAGTCCCGGCAGTAGCCAACTACATTATGAAAATACACAATTTCACTAGCAAATGCCTCTATTGCAATCGCTATTTGCCCACAGATACTCTGCTCAACCATATGTTAATTCATGGTCTGTCTTGTCCATATTGCCGTTCAACTTTCAATGACGTGGAAAAGATGGCGGCACACATGCGGATGGTTCACATTGACGAAGAGATGGGACCTAAAACAGATTCCACGCTGAGTTTTGATTTGACATTGCAGCAGGGTAGTCACACTAACATCCATCTCCTGGTAACCACATACAACCTGAGAGATGCCCCCGCTGAGTCTGTTGCTTACCATGCCCAAAACAACCCTCCAGTCCCTCCAAAGCCACAGCCAAAAGTTCAGGAAAAGGCAGATATCCCTGTTAAAAGTTCACCTCAAGCTGCAGTGCCCTATAAAAAAGATGTCGGGAAAACCCTTTGCCCTCTTTGCTTTTCAATCCTCAAAGGACCCATATCCGATGCACTTGCACATCACTTACGAGAAAGACACCAAGTGATTCAGACCGTTCACCCGGTGGAGAAGAAGCTCACCTACAAATGCATCCACTGCCTTGGTGTGTATACCAGCAACATGACCGCCTCGACTATCACTCTGCATCTAGTCCACTGCAGGGGTGTTggaaagacccagaatggccaagaCAAGACAAATGCACCCTCTCGGCTCAACCAGTCACCAGGCCTGGCACCTGTGAAGCGCACTTACGAGCAGATGGAATTTCCCTTGGTAAAAAAGCGAAAATTAGATGATGATAGCGATTCACCCAGCTTCTTTGAGGAGAAGCCTGAGGAACCTGTTGTTTTAGCTTTAGACCCCAAGGGTCATGAAGATGATTCCTATGAAGCCAGGAAAAGCTTCCtaacaaaatatttcaacaaaCAGCCCTATCCCACCAGGAGAGAAATTGAGAAGCTGGCAGCCAGTTTGTGGTTGTGGAAGAGTGACATTGCTTCCCATTTTAGTAACAAGAGAAAGAAGTGTGTCCGAGACTGTGAGAAGTATAAGCCTGGTGTGCTGCTGGGCTTCAACATGAAAGAATTAAACAAAGTTAAGCATGAGATGGATTTTGATGCTGAGTGGCTATTTGAAAATCATGATGAAAAGGATTCCAGAGTCAATGCTAGTAAAACTGCTGACAAAAAACTCAACCTTGGGAAGGAAGATGACAGTTCCTCAGACAGTTTTGAAAATTTAGAAGAAGAATCCAATGAAAGTGACAGTCCTTTTGACCCTGTTTTTGAAGTTGAGCCTAAAATTCCCAATGATAACCCAGAGGAACATATACCGAAGGTAATTTCCGAGGATGCTTTAGAATCTGAGGAAAAGCTAGACCAAAAAGAGGAGGATGGTTCAAAGTATGAAACTATTCATTTGACTGAGGAACCAACCAAACTGATGCATGATGCCTCTGACAGTGAGGTTGACCAAGACGATGTTGTTGAGTGGAAAGACGGTGCTTCTCCATCTGAGAGCGGCCCTGGTTCCCAGCAGGTGTCGGACTTTGAGGACAACACATGTGAGATGAAAACAGGAACCTGGTCTGATGAGTCTTCCCAGAGTGAAGATGCAAGGAGCAGTAAGCCAGCTGCCAAAAAAAAGGCTACCATGCAAGGTGACAGAGAGCAGTTGAAATGGAAGAATAGTTCCTATGGAAAAGTAGAAGGATTTTGGTCCAAGGACCAGTCACAGTGGAAGAATGCAACTGAAAATGATGAGCGCTTATCCAACCCACAGATTGAGTGGCAGAATAGCACAATTGACAGTGAGGATGGGGAGCAGTTTGACAACATGACTGATGGAGTAGCTGAGCCGATGCATGGGAGCTTAACCGGGGTTAAACTGAGCAGCCAACAGGCCTGA